GGACGAGGAACCACGGATCAATCTTGGTCAGCTCAAAAACACGCTCGACCGACATGCCGATCCCGAAGGCATCGGCGACGTACCACAGGCGATCCGGGGTCGGGCGCGCCAGCTGTTCGTCGATAGTGGCCGGGTCGACCGTCTTCAGATTGAAGCCATCGACGCCGACTTCCAGACCACGCAGTGCTTTCTGCAGGGATTCCTGGAAGGTGCGGCCGATAGCCATGACTTCACCGACCGACTTCATCTGGGTGGTCAGGGTGTTGTCAGCCTGCGGGAATTTCTCGAAGGCGAAACGCGGCACCTTGGTGACGACGTAGTCGATGGACGGCTCGAAAGAGGCCGGGGTCTTGCCGCCGGTAATGTCGTTCGACAGTTCGTCGAGGGTATAACCGACCGACAGCTTGGCGGCGATCTTGGCAATCGGGAAGCCGGTCGCCTTGGAGGCCAGGGCCGACGAACGCGAGACGCGCGGATTCATCTCGATGACGATCATTCGACCGTCCTTCGGGTTGATCGAGAACTGTACGTTCGAACCGCCGGTATCGACGCCGATTTCCCGCAGCACGGCGATCGAGGCGTTACGCAGGATCTGGTATTCCTTGTCGGTCAGGGTCTGGGCCGGGGCGACGGTGATCGAGTCGCCGGTATGGACGCCCATCGGATCGAGGTTTTCGATCGAACAGATGATGATGCAGTTGTCCGCCTTGTCGCGAACCACTTCCATCTCGTATTCCTTCCAGCCGAGCAGCGACTCTTCAATCAGCAACTCGTTGGTCGGCGAGGCTTCGAGACCGCGCTTGCAGATGGTCTCGAACTCTTCCATGTTGTAGGCGATGCCGCCGCCCGTGCCACCCAGCGTGAAGGACGGCCGGATGATGGTCGGGAAGCCGATCACGGCCTGCACCTGGTAGGCCTCTTCCATGCTGTGGGCCGTAGCCGACTTGGCAGAACCGAGACCAATCTTGGTCATCGCGTCCTTGAACTTCTGCCGATCCTCGGCCTTGTCGATGGCTTCCTTCGAGGCGCCAATCAGCTCGACATTGAACTTGGCGAGGACGCCTTCACGGTCGAGGTCGAGGGCGCAGTTGAGCGCCGTCTGACCGCCCATGGTCGGCAGCAGCGCGTCCGGGCGTTCCTTTTCGATGATCTTGGCGACAACCTGCCAGGTGATCGGCTCGATGTAGGTAACGTCGGCCATTTCCGGGTCGGTCATGATGGTCGCCGGGTTGGAGTTAACCAGGATGACCTTGTAACCCTCTTCGCGCAGGGCCTTGCAGGCTTGCGCGCCGGAGTAGTCGAATTCGCAGGCCTGACCGATGATGATCGGGCCGGCGCCAATAATCAAAACACTTTTTATGTCTGTACGTTTCGGCATTTCTTTACTCTCGCCTTATTTCGCCGGCTGCAACGCGGCAACGCCACGCGTCATGGCATCCAGGAAGCGGTCAAACAGGTAGGCCACGTCATGCGGACCGGGGCTGGCTTCGGGGTGACCCTGGAAGGAGAACGCCGGCACGTCGGTGCGGGCAATGCCTTGAAGGGAACCGTCGAACAGCGACACATGGGTGGCGCGCAGGTTGGCCGGCAGGGAATCGGCATCGACAGCGAAACCGTGGTTCTGGCTGGTGATCAGCACCTGGCCGGTGTCCATGTCCTTGACCGGATGGTTGGCACCATGGTGACCGAACTTCATCTTCAGGGTCTTGGCGCCTGACGCCAGGGCCAGCAACTGATGGCCGAGGCAGATGCCGAACGTCGGAATACCCCGATCGAGGAATTCACGGATCGCGGCAATGGCGTAATCGCACGGCTCAGGGTCGCCCGGGCCGTTCGACAGGAAAACGCCGTCCGGCTTGAGGGCCAGCACATCAGCCGCCGGCGTCTGGGCCGGCACCACCGTCAGCTTGACGCCGCGCTGGGCGAGCATGCGCAGAATGTTCTTCTTGACGCCAAAATCGTAGGCGACGACATGGAAGCGCGGTGCCGGGCCCGGCTGATAGCCGGTCAGCGTCCATTCACCTTCCGTCCAGGCATAGCTTTCCTTGGCCGAAACGACCTTGGCCAGATCCATGCCGTTGAGACCGGGGAAAGCACGGGCCATGGCCAGCGCCTTCGACTCATCGACATCGCCGGCCAGGATGCAACCGGCCTGGGCACCCTTCTCACGCAGGATGCGCGTCAGCTTGCGCGTATCGATGCCGGCAATGGCAACGATACCGTGCTTTTTGAGGTAGGACGACAGGTCGTCCTGGCTCCGCCAGTTCGAGGCGACCAGCGGCAAGTCACGAATGACCAGACCGGCGGCGTAATTGGCGTTGGATTCAAAATCCTCCGCATTGCAACCGGTGTTGCCGATATGCGGATAGGTCAGGGTGACAATCTGGCGGCAATAGGAGGGATCGGTGAGGATTTCCTGATAGCCCGACATGGCGGTGTTGAACACCACCTCGCCACTGGTGACACCGTCTGCGCCGATGGATTGGCCCTTGAAAACCGTTCCGTCGGCGAGGGCGAGAATGGCGGGTATGAATGAGGGCAGCAACGACACGACCGGCTCTCCTTGAATTTCTAATTATTCATGTGCCGAGCGGGAAGGCTTGCGCCTCCCCGCTCGTGCTTTTTAACCTTCCTATTTTAGCCGAAAAGTGGCTTTTCAGGCAAATTCAAGGGATTACGCGAGTCTCGACGTACTGCTGCAAAACCGGCTTTACCTGCGCCATTTCATCAGCAAGATCGGCGTGGAGACGCTGACAGGCGGGCCAGTCAACGCTATCGGGAGCGAACGCGGCCTGCTCGATTTCCATCGCCAGACGTCGGGCCGTTTCGGCATGAAACATGGCCAGAAGACTCTTCACGGTATGGGCATGCATGCGCAAAGCTTGCCCATCCACACTATCGAGCGCACTCTTGATGCGCCCGAGATGGGTATCCCACTCCGACAGAAACATCCCTGCCATCGTGGCGAATAGTTCGGGGTCACCAATGTCGCGCTGTGCCGCCGCCAGATCGATCCGCTTTGTTCCCGAGGGTGGCGCAGCAGCCAACAATGTCGGCTGATCAATATCGACGCAGCCTCGACTGCGCCCGAGGGCAGCAAACAACTCTGCCGGCCGCAAGGGCTTGGCGACGTAATCGTTCATGCCCGCCTCCATGCAGCGATCGTGATCGCTGGCCATGACATTAGCGGTCATGGCGATGATATAGACAGGTTTGACCTCATGGGAAAGCACCCAGCTCCGGCGCATCTCCCTGGACCGAATCGCCTCGGCCGCCTCGACCCCGCCCATCACCGGCATCTGCATGTCCATCAGGATAACGTCATAATGATCAGTGTCAAACAGATCAACCGCCTCGACCCCATTGTTGGCCAAGGTCACCCGATGCGACTGGCGCTCAAGCAGGCGTTTTGCCAATTCCTGATTGACCGGATTGTCTTCGACCAGAAGGATATTGAGCGGTGTATCAGTACCTTGGGGAGCATTGTCCAGATCTATGTCGGCGAGAACGAAGTTTTCCTGCAAGCTGTTGTCCGGACCTTCAGCCAAGCCCAGCGCATCGACCAGATCTGCGCCACCGACCGGCTTGACCAAATGGGCGGAAACACCAATCTCCCTGAGGCGGGTCAGATCGTGGCGCTGATTTTCCGTGGTCAGCATGATCAGAAGTTTTTCGACCCGCCCCGATTTCTGCCAGGCTTCAGCCAGGGCAAACCCGGCCGGTGCAGCCATGCCGGCATCAGCAAAGACATAGTCGTAGGGGAAATCGACCGCACGACTGCGCTCGATGGCCGCTACAGCCGAGGCCCCATCGACTGAAAACGAAGACTGGATACCGAGCCGCTCCAGCAACTCGACCATGTAACGCCCGGCCTTTTCGTTGTCATCAATGACCAGAGCGCGCCGCCCACCATATTGAGAGCCGGCGAAAAACGCCTGTGTCTGCGTGATGGCCGACGCCTCGACGCCAAAGCGACCCGTAAACGAGAACACGGACCCAACGCCGGGGGTACTCTCGAGCGTGATCTTGCCATCCATCAGCTGCACCAGTCGGGCGCAGATGGCCAACCCCAGCCCTGTACCACCAAAGCGGCGGGTCGTCGTTACGTCGGCCTGGGAAAAAGCCTCGAAAATAGCCCGTTGCTTGTCGGCAGGCACACCGATACCGGTATCGCGGATGGAAAACCTCAGAAAAACGGACTGATCGGTCTCCTGATCGACCGCCACGTCAAGAACCACTTCGCCATGCTCAGTAAATTTGATCGCATTGCCGATCAGATTGATGATCACCTGGCGCAACCGCGTCGGGTCGCCGACGATTCGCAGCGGCACCTCGGGCCGAACATCAGCCACCAGTTCCAGGCCTTTCTTGTGGGCACTGACCGCAAGCACTCGAACCGCTTCAAGAACGGTGTCCTGAATCGAAAAAGCCAGCGCCTCAAATTCGACCTTGCCAGCTTCGATTTTCGAAAAATCGAGAATGTCATTGACGATGGTCAGCAATGCTTCTGCCGACGACTTGACGGTCTTCAGGTAGTGACGCTGCTCGGCATCCAGTTCGGTATCCAGCGCCAGATCAGTCATGCCGATAATGCCGTTCATCGGCGTCCTGATTTCATGGCTCATGTTGGCCAGAAACGCCCCGCGCGCCTTGTTCGCTGCCTCAGCCGCTTCCTTGGCCGAAATCAGCGCGGCTTCCGCATTCTTCACTTCACTGATATCGCGCTGCAAAACCAGCATGCGCACCGGTTTACCGTCAGCCTCACGCGCCGCTACCGCACCGCGCAACAAAAACCAGCGCCATTGACCATCGCGCGCCTTAAAACGACACTCGGCCTGAAAATGCGGCGACTGGCCCTGGACATGGGCCTCGATCTCCGCCTGCAGGAGGCGCAGATCTTCCGGATGAAGCATGCGCTCCCACTGGGTCAGCGAGTTATCAATCTCGGCGTCGTCGTAGCCCAGCATCTGCTTCCACTGGCGCCCAGCTTCGACGGTGCCGGCACGGAGATTCCAGTCAGCCAGTGCATCGCCCGACAATTTGGTATGCCAGGCGCCAAGATTCATCGCCGCGTAGGCGCGATAAGACGAATCGACAATCCCGATCAGCCTTTCCATGCCATCGGCCAGCACATCCTGCCGGGCAGCCCTGGCCTGCTCGATCAACGCCCGGAATTGCGGCTCGCCTTCGCCACCGAAGATTTCCTGAAGTTGCCGATCCAGCAGGCGGGATTTCATAATCTGGTGCTAACGCAGTCCGAGAACATCCTGCATGTCGAAAAGTCCGCTCTTGCGGCCCGCCAGGAAACGCGCCGCACGCAGACTGCCGAGAGCGTAGGGCATGCGGCTACTGGCCTTGTGCGTCACTTCAACGCGCTCGCCAAGTCCGCAGAACATGACCGTGTGATCACCGACGATGTCGCCACCACGCACCGTGGCAAAGCCGATGGTTGACGGGTCGCGCTCGCCGGTAACACCTTCGCGGCCATAGACCGCACACGTTTCAAGATCGCGACCTAGCGCACTGGCAACCACCTCACCCATGCGCAGCGCCGTCCCGGAAGGCGCATCGACTTTCAGACGATGGTGTGCCTCGACCACTTCGATGTCGTAACCCTGATTGAGGATGCGCGCCGCTGTATCGAGCAGCTTGAAAACGAGATTGACGCCAACCGCCATATTGGGCGCAAAGACCACCGGAATATCCTTGGCGGCGGCTGCGATGACGGCTTTGCCATCGGCTTCGAAACCGGTCGTGCCGATCACCATGGCGACCCCGGCCTGGCGGCATAGCTCGAGATGAACCAGCGTGCCTTGCGGACGGGTGAAATCAATCAGGCAATCGATATTTTTGAGTCCGCCGGCAACATCATCCGTCACCACCACATCGCACGGCATGCTGACCAAATCCCCGGCCGTCTTGCCGATGGCCGGACTGCCCGGCACATCAAAAGCGGCGCCGAGCGCCAGCTGGTCATCCTTCAATGTAGCCTCGATCAGCATGCGACCCATGCGACCACCGGCCCCGACGACACCAATACGTGTTGCACTCATTCTTTAAAACCCCAACATGTCCATGAAACGACGGAAATAGCCCGGCGGCTCGCGCGGCGGCAGCGGCTTGTCGGCCTGCTCCGGCGACAGCGAACCGAGGTCGACGAGACGGGTCTTGTTGACCGGCGCACTCAGTTCGTTCGAATCGCCACTTGCGATATCGCCACTGACGCGCTCAAGGCGACCCTCTCCATCGAAGAAAACGGTCAGCTTGCGCGACTCGACTTCGCCGGTCTTGCCACTCTTGTAGCGATAGATGTAATCCCAGCGCTGATGATGAAAAATATCGCTGACCAGCGGCGTTCCCAACAGAAAGCGAACCTGATCACGTGTCTGGCCCGGCTTGAGCTGGGCAACCATCTCCTGCGTCAGGACATTGCCCTGCTGGATATCGATCTTGTATTCATTGATGAAGCTCGGCTTGTAGGAACAAGCGGCGATAAGCGCGCAAGAAGCGGCGACGAGCAATAGGCGGGAACGGCGCATTCGATTTTCCGGAGTTTTTCAATCGGCTTTGAAGCGGTATATCATACCCGAAATCAGCATTTCGCCTGATCGAACAATTTCAGGAACTCCTAGCAATGAGCGATCCGCAAAGCCTCAAGAATATGGGGCTCAAAGCCACTTTTCCCCGGCTCAAAATTCTTGAATTGTTCGAAACGAGCGCTTTGCGCCACATGACGGCGGAGGACGTGTACAAGCTCCTCATCGCCGAAAACATGGACATCGGGCTGGCCACGGTTTACCGCGTCCTCACCCAGTTCGAACAGGCTGGCCTGCTCGAACGCCACTTCTTCGAATCCGGCAAGGCCGTTTTCGAAATCAACCACGGCAAGCATCACGACCATCTGGTCTGCATCAACTGCGGCCGGGTCGAAGAGTTCTACGATCCGGAAATCGAGAAACGCCAGAACGCCATTGCCCAGGAACGCGGGTTCGCCATCCAGGACCATGCGCTCTACCTCTACGCCAAGTGTTCGAAAACGCAGTGTCCACATCGCGACACGCCAGCGGCCAAAGCCTGACTAACTGGCCGACTCTTCGATGACCGAACTTGGCGCCCTGACACCGGGAGCTTGGCTCTCTTCTGCCGGCACCACTTTTCTGCTCATTGGCCTGGCCGAATTCGGCGACAAAAGCCAACTCGTCTGCATGACCCTGGCCGCCCGCCACCGTGGCCTGCCGGTCGTGCTTGGTGCGGTGGCGGCCTTTGCCCTCCTCAACCTGCTCGCCGTCTTGTTCGGCGCGGCGATTGCCGCCTGGCTGCCGGAATGGGTGGTCACATCAGCTGTCGCCCTGCTCTTCGCCTATTTCGGCGTCAGCGCCCTACGCTTTGAAGAGGCCGAAGAGGACGAAGACATCCCGGAAAAACCCGGCCACAACATTGTCGCCACCACTTTCCTGATGATCTTTTTGGCCGAGTTCGGCGACAAGACCCAGATCGCCGTGGCCGGCCTCGGCGGCACCGCCGATGCAACAGCCACCTGGGTTGGCGCCACCCTGGCCCTGGCCTGCACCTCAATCCTCGGCGTCGTGGCCGGCCGCCGCTGGCTCAATCGACTCCCGTTGCACTGGATTCACCGGGTCAGCGGTGTCTTTTTCCTGCTACTGGCATTGCTGGCCACTCTGCGCCTGATCGGGATTATTTGAGTTACTGCCTAGCCTGGCGAAAGATCATGGCGGTTAGCAAAACCGCCGTCAGATTTTCAAGCGCAGCAATTCCTTGGCATGCTGCAGGGTGATATCGGAAATTTCAACGCCGCCGAGCATGCGGGCGATTTCCTGCACCCGGCCGATTTCATCGAGCGGCTGAATGGCGCTTAGCGTGACGCCATCGCGGGTGGCCTTGCTGACTTGCCACTGCCAGTTGGCCTGCGCCGCGACTTGCGGCAGGTGGGTAACGCAGAGAACCTGACGTTCGCTGCCCAGTTCGCGCAGCAGGCGACCGACGATTTCGGCAACGCCACCGCCGATGCCAACATCGACCTCGTCAAAGATAAGGGTCGGAACGCTGGCTGAGCGCGAGGTGAGTACTTGTATCGCCAGGCTGATGCGCGACAGTTCGCCGCCGGAAGCCACCTTGGCCAGCGGTTTGGCTTCATTGCCGGCCAGACCGCCGATACGGAATTCGATCTGCTCCAGGCCATAGACGGCGCCATCGACCACCGGCACCAGGGCGACTTCGAAACGTCCGGAGGACAGCGCCAGCTGGCGCATGATCTCGCTGACCGCCACCCCCATCTCGGTGGCCGCCTTCTGGCGACCGGCCGAGAGTTTTTCGGCTTGTGCCCGATACGCCTGGCGGGTGGCGACAACTTTGGTGTTTAGCGAATCGAGATCAGCCGACTCATCCAGTTCGGCCAGACGTTGCCGCCAGCCGGCGAGCAAGCCCGGCAATTCCTGCGGCTGAACACGATATTTTCGGGAATGGCTCATCACTGCATCCATCCGGCGCTCAACCTGGGCCAGACGGGCCGGATCGAGATCGGCCCGGTCGGCATAGCGGCGCAAGGTGGACACCGCATCCGACAGTTCGGCCTGCACCGAACCGATCAGCGCGGCGACTTCAGCCAGCGCCGGATCGTATTCAGCGAGATTGCCCAGGCGGGTGGCGACGCCATCGATCTGCCGTTCACAGGCGGCATCGTCGTCGGACAGCACAGCCAGGGCGTACTGGGCGCCCTCGATCAGGCTGGCAGCATGTCCCAGGCGGCGGTGTTCAACGTCGAGCGTTGCCCATTCATCATCGCCAAAGGCCAGGGCGTCGAGTTCGCCGATCTGCCATTGCAACTGCTCGCGTTCGCGCAACAGGGCATCGGCCCCCTCGCTGGCGGCACGCAGCATCGCTTCGGCCTCCCGCCACAGCTTCCAGGCGGCGGCAACTTCACGCGCCACACCGCTCAGCCCGGCATGGCTGTCGAGCAGGGTGCGCTGCGCATCTGAACGGAGCAGGGACTGGTGGGCGTGCTGGCCGTGAATGTCGACCAGCCATTCGCCGACTTCTCGCAGTTGCTGGACGGTTGCCGGCGAACCGTTGATGTAGGCGCGCGAGCGACCGCCGGCATCGACGACGCGGCGCAGGAGCAACTCGTCGTCACCGTCGAGATCGTTGGCCCGCAGCCACTCTCCAACCTGTGGCTGGCCGGCGATATCAAAGGTGGCAGCAACTTCTGCCTTCTCGCAACCGGAACGGACAACCCCTGCATCGGCACGTTCGCCGAGGGTAAGCGCCAGCGCATCGATGAGAATCGACTTGCCCGCCCCCGTTTCGCCGGTCAAAGCACCAAAACCGGCGAGGAACGAGAGCTCCAGCCGGTCGACAATGACAAAGTCGCGAATCGTCAGGTGTTGCAGCATCAGTTACTCTTGGGCCGCTCGCTCCACTGCAGCTTCTGGCGGAGCATGGCGAAATAGCTGTAACCCGGTGGATGCAGAAAGCAGATAGCGTGTTCGGAACGACGCAGACGTACACAGTCGCCGCGTTCCAGATCGAAAGTGACCTGGCCGTCGAAGTGCACACGGGCGTCGTCGGCATTGGCGATACGCAGCTCGATATCGGCGCTTTCATTGACGATGATCGGTCGATTGCTCAGGGCATGCGGGCACAGCGGCACGAGGGCGATACCGGCCGTCGTCGGATGCAGGATGGGACCGCCAGCCGACATCGAATAGGCCGTCGAGCCGGTCGGCGTGGCGACAATCAGGCCATCGGATCGCAGGTTGTAGATGAACTCGCCATCGATGAACAACTCGAATTCGATCATCCGGCCAATGGCGCCCTTGTCGACCACGACATCGTTGAGCGCCATGTTGGAAGCGATTTCCTTGCCGTCGCGCGTCACCTCGGCGGCCAGCAGCATCCGGTTTTCCTGGGTGAAGCGACCGTCGAGCAGATCGTCCATGCAGGTCAGCAGGTCATCACGGGCAATGTCGGTCATGAAACCGAGGCGGCCCTGATTGACGCCGACCAGGGGCACGCAATAACGGGCCAGGCGGCGAGCCGCATTGAGCATGGTGCCGTCGCCGCCAAGCACGATGGCGAGATCGGCATGCGCCCCAATATCATTGAAGCCGCAGGTCACCCAGCGCGACAGATCGACCTTTTTGCCGATATGCTCAGCCGTTTCGCGCTCAATGAAGACCGAGACGCCGCGCTCGTAAAGGTATTCGGCCAGACGACGCAGGGACTCGGCAATTTCCATACTGTGGTATTTGCCGACCAGGGCGATGGTCCGGGGATTTTTCAGGGAAGCGAAGCTTCTGTTCATGGGGTCGAATTCTTGCATAAAAAAGCTGTTGCGGTATGGGCCGCAGATTTTTGTACAATCCAGCCATGCTTGATGAACGTTCGCGCACCCTGCTCAAAACCCTGGTCGAACACTACATTGCCGACGGGCAACCGGTCGGCTCGCGTGCCTTGTCCAAGTTTTCCGGCCTCGACCTGTCGCCGGCGACGATCCGCAACGTCATGGCTGACCTTGAAGAGGCCGGCTTCGTCGCCAGCCCGCACACCTCGGCCGGGCGCATTCCGACAGCACGTGGTTACCGGCTGTTTGTCGATAGTCTGCTCACCGTCCAGCCGCTCGAAGCCCGACAAATGGGCCAGATGGAAGAAGCGCTGCATGGCCGGCCGTCGAGCCAGATTATCGCCAGTGCCTCGCAATTGCTCTCCAGCCTGTCGAACTTTGCCGGCGTTGTCATCGCCCCCCGTCGCCAGGCTAGCCGCATCCGCCAGATTGAGTTCCTCAACCTGTCGGAAAAACGCATCCTGCTCATCATCGTCACGACCGATGGCGATGTGCAGAACCGCATCGTCACGACCGACAAGGCGTATTCGCCGTCGGAACTGGTCAGCGCCGCAAATTACCTGACGCAGAATTTCGCCGGCCTCGATTTCGAGCAGATCCGCCAGCGCCTGGCCAGCGAGATCCAGCAACTCCGTGACGATATCAAGCCGCTGATGGCCCTCGCCCTCGATGCGGGCGACGCGGCCATGGCCGAAAACTCGGCCCCCTACGTCATCTCCGGCGAACGCAACCTGCTTGACGTCGAAGAACTGTCGTCGAACATGAAGAGGCTGCGCGAGTTGTTCGATCTCTTCGAGCAGCGTTCCAGCCTCGTCCGCCTGCTCGACATTTCGCACCGGGCCGAAGGCGTACAGATTTTCATCGGCGGCGAATCGGGCATCGCCCCGCTCGACGAATGCAGCGTCATCGCTGCCCCCTATAGCGTCGATGGCCGCATCGTCGGTTCAGTCGGCGTAATTGGCCCGACCCGGATGGCCTACGAACGGGTCATCCCCATCGTCGATATCACTGCCCGCCTGCTTTCCAGCGCCCTTTCCTACAAGTCGGATAACTAATGCCCCGTTTCCTCCCCGAGCCACCACACCGCCACGGCACCGCCGCCAGCACCGCCGTCGTCCTGGTCAATCTCGGCACGCCTGACGCACCGACTGCCCCCGCCCTCAAGCGCTATCTCAAGCAGTTTCTCTCCGACCCACGCGTCGTTGAAATTCCCAAACCGATCTGGTGGCTGATCCTCAACGGCATCATCCTCAATACCCGGCCGAAGAAATCCGCCGCCAAGTACGCCAGCGTCTGGATGCCAGAAGGCTCTCCCCTGCGCGTCCATACCGAGCGCCAGGCGAAGTTGCTCAACGGGCTGATCGGCCAACGCGGCCATCACGTCAAGGTAACCTGGGCGATGCGCTACGGTTCACCCGCGCTACCCGACGTGCTGACCCATCTCAAGGCCGAAGGAGCCAGCCGTATCCTGATTGTGCCGATGTATCCGCAATATGCGGCGAGCACGACGGCGACGGTGGTTGACGACGCCTGCCAATGGCTGACAAAAATCCGCAACCAACCGGAAATGCGCTTTACGCGGAACTTTCACGACCATGACGGCTATATCGGTGCACTCGAAAAGACGGTACGCAAGCACTGGCAGACGAACGGCCTGCTGGGCGACAAGGACCGCCTGCTCATCAGCTTCCACGGCCTGCCCAAGCGCAGCCTGACCCTGGGCGATCCGTATTTCTGCGAATGCCACAAAACCGGCCGACTGCTCGCCGAGCGACTCAATCTCAAACCGGAACAATTCCAGATCTGTTTCCAGTCACGTTTTGGCAAGGCCGAGTGGCTCCAGCCCTACACTGCCCCGACCCTCCACGAATGGGGCAAGCAGGGCGTCCGCCGGGTCGATGTCATTTGCCCTGGTTTCGTCGCCGACTGCCTCGAAACCCTCGAAGAAATCGCCCAGGAAGGCCGCGACGACTTTCTCAAGGCTGGCGGCAAGGAATACCACTACATTCCGGCGGTCAACGAAGACGATGCCTGGATCAAGGCGCTGGCCGACATTGTTGAAAGCCACCTGGCCGGCTGGCCGACGCAAGTCGCCATCGACCCCCAGTCGCTCGAAACGACGGCCCGACAAGCCATCAAATTCGGCGCCCGCTCGTGAACCCGGTCAC
The DNA window shown above is from Dechloromonas sp. HYN0024 and carries:
- the hrcA gene encoding heat-inducible transcriptional repressor HrcA, coding for MLDERSRTLLKTLVEHYIADGQPVGSRALSKFSGLDLSPATIRNVMADLEEAGFVASPHTSAGRIPTARGYRLFVDSLLTVQPLEARQMGQMEEALHGRPSSQIIASASQLLSSLSNFAGVVIAPRRQASRIRQIEFLNLSEKRILLIIVTTDGDVQNRIVTTDKAYSPSELVSAANYLTQNFAGLDFEQIRQRLASEIQQLRDDIKPLMALALDAGDAAMAENSAPYVISGERNLLDVEELSSNMKRLRELFDLFEQRSSLVRLLDISHRAEGVQIFIGGESGIAPLDECSVIAAPYSVDGRIVGSVGVIGPTRMAYERVIPIVDITARLLSSALSYKSDN
- the hemH gene encoding ferrochelatase; translation: MPRFLPEPPHRHGTAASTAVVLVNLGTPDAPTAPALKRYLKQFLSDPRVVEIPKPIWWLILNGIILNTRPKKSAAKYASVWMPEGSPLRVHTERQAKLLNGLIGQRGHHVKVTWAMRYGSPALPDVLTHLKAEGASRILIVPMYPQYAASTTATVVDDACQWLTKIRNQPEMRFTRNFHDHDGYIGALEKTVRKHWQTNGLLGDKDRLLISFHGLPKRSLTLGDPYFCECHKTGRLLAERLNLKPEQFQICFQSRFGKAEWLQPYTAPTLHEWGKQGVRRVDVICPGFVADCLETLEEIAQEGRDDFLKAGGKEYHYIPAVNEDDAWIKALADIVESHLAGWPTQVAIDPQSLETTARQAIKFGARS